In the genome of Caenorhabditis elegans chromosome IV, the window CCATCACATTCATCAATCTTGTTCAAAATGATTTCATTGCAAAAAGAGGCGGCAGATGTATAgagaagaagcagaagaacACAAAATAATGCATGTAcaagataacaaaaaaaagtggcacGGGAAACAGGTGCAGGGTCCCATCGAAATTTATCAAGAAATCCTgggaaactaattttcgatttgaaaGAATGATAGCCGGAGGGACAAGGTTTTTGATTCACTAAGGTACTGAGAGAGAAAGGGAAGATCTAATGGAAGATTTCAGGTGAAAGTTGTGCCTGCCTAGTATTAATATGCCCAAATGCCATGTAGTTTATTTATGGCAAAATTACAttcaaaagtacaaaaacttgcTTTCTCTACGAGTTGTATATTTTAAAAGCGTTTAAATTTCGAACTTGTAAAAATGCtataaatttcccaaaaagttcacactttttgaaatttggcaatttactaATAGTAAAACTTTAGCGAGGAAATTTGGTGGTTCATTGAGTAGTTTAtcaatttcaaagttcaagttttccttcaattttacTTACATTCACATCATATTCTTGATTTGGATCTTTTGGCATGTAGAAGCATGCTTGCccaaaatctgcaattttcacCACATTGCGAGATGTGACTAGAATATTCTCCGGTTTAATATCTCTGTGCATTATTTCTTTCGAATGAAGATAGGCGATTCCTGATAAAATTTGTGTGTAATaccatctgaaaatgtgaaattttgttggtttttaattgaagtaaatatattgaaaGTTGTGGCGTTTCAAAACTTTCGTAATCAGTGAAAAGTGCATGGAAAggcaaaaattgttcaaacttttgtgcggtttttttttcaatttagaatGCTGATTTCAAGAAGAACACTTGGCCGACCTATTAAACTGTTCGGTCTTTGGTCGTGTTTTGTCTTTAATAATATCCCCTAACGTATACGGTACTTCCTCGGTAACAATTGACATCAGATCGGCAGATGGAAAACAAtcaagtaattttaaaatctgaaaatattcccATCTGAGATTATAAAGTCTTGTTTTTCATGTCTATACAACTCACATTACGATGATGTAGATTCCGAAGACAGCTGATCTCTCGGGCTAAACTCACTTTTGAAACATTCGGGACCATTATTCGCTTTATTGCAACTCGCTTCGAAGTCTTAAAAATAGTGTTAACAAGGGTTATTGTTAGCTAGAAATGTCTTGAAGCTATTCagaacaattcaatttttattatattttctagtCAAGCTTTGCGCAACTCGACTTTGCGAGCTAAAAACTCGGttattttgagctaaaaatagagaccgaatatcaaaaataatatataaGTAATtgtcagttttatttttgataaaactaaaCGGAAAATGTATATTATATAAAACACTAAAGTTGAGCAATAGAGTGTTAGAATAGAACAAGTAAGGTGTAAATATCTTGTTattgaaaaccaaaactttCGCTTCtcatgtgagttttttttaacttttgaaggagtttattgaaaattcaaatttttattgacacAAAAATCATGTTTATTTTATGTATAATTTACAAGACaagaactttaaaaactcaccAGGGTATCTCTTGCAATGACAACAAGACCGAAAGCTCCACGACCGGCGACTTGAATGGTCTCATATCGATAAATAGAGGATGGCATATAAATATGAAGAAGATTAAAGTGTGAATGTGTACATTAAGGTCATTCTGGAGCTGACTGAATATGAAAAGgatgagaagaaaaagtggaaaagagGGATAAATGTTTGAGGAAATCGAAAGAGACGAAGGCAATGTGCGGATGTAGTTGTCATGGAGACAACGACTTGAAGTGAAAGTGTGGACCTTTTTATGAGTTATTCGAATGGGAACAACATAATGGGGGAATTGAGGTGACTTTTCTTCTCGGCAAAAATGTTATAAGTAGTTGGCACGGTaacatacaaaaaattgaattagtagaaataaaaattccaaaccaaaaaatatagcTGCTATTTGTTCGATATCTACGCGAAATTATTTATTGGAATTAAAAGACAATTCAAATCACCAGAAATAATGTGAATAATATGATAAAAGCAGAAAGTTTACCAAAAAACGAAGAATTAAAAGTATAAATTGTATTCATCTGGTTCGTTTCACTCAATCAGCTCATCGTCGCTCTCTTCAGTCTTCTTTTCAGTCAGATTTCGGCAAGTTGGCGTTTGGAGCCAGTTGACAgattctgaaatgtttgaaatcttaattttcaggATAAAAACTAACTTTCTCGAGCTCCTGGATGGTTTACAAATCATTCAAGCATTTGCGGACAAGTTCTTCATCGAAAATTAAATCCATCGCTGATTTGACGGGGGACAGTTGATGAAGATCATGGAACGTTGCAATCAATTTGCAACCATCAACAACTCATGTGGCGTGAGTGCATAGAAGAAGAACGGTGGAGAGTCTTCGAGCAAACTAGAGATCTTAAACTGTTCCACCCAATCATCGGAAATTTGGATCTTGTTAATATCCTCACTGCGCGAGAGCTCCACGTTGAAATAAAAGCGCCCAGGTTTTTGAATCGGCACTGACGAATGTTCAAccgatttgaaataaattctgaaaagtttcacaaTGAAAGATGTAGCTGTAAATTATTACTTACCCTTCTCGACGGAATAGTTTCTTGACCATGGTAGCCTCAAATGGTTTCCGCGAACACTCGGTGAATACGCCAACAAACTTCTTTTCTGATGTCTCAGTACTACGTTTCTTATTCTTATCCATCCTGATCGAAGTAGCATTATTGGTATGAAtgtttttcaacttcttttcTCCCCTGTAGCGATAACCGCTCCAGACGTCCATAATCTCCTTTACTTGATCcatttcctgaaattattCGATAAATGTTCTGTCTTCTTAGCCGACATGGCGCAATCTCAATTAGTACATAGTTTCAGCTTTCCTTCTTTAgaagaaattttgttttatactCACATGATTGATAGATTCTTGattccgtgattattttcactcGGGAATCGCTCGCCCACTATGGGGGAGTCTACGCAAGGACAACGCAAGGACAAGGACAACATTCTAATGGAATGGAAACAATTGCCCGATTGCACCAATTCTAGTTCAAGCGAACAATGATAACTTTTGTATTCTGTATTCCTTCACGTCTCCCAGcgagcgtaataaattattattattattattattatgaacCACTGATATTGTCCCGTTGAAAGCAATTGGTTGAACACCGAGTGGTTGCGTTAGGGTTACAGTTTCTCTCCCAAATTGAATTGTCAATTGAACAGATGGGCAATTGATCGGAACTTGCATAACTCCTGAGAAATGTAATATTCCAACTTATTTTTGcaatagtttttatatttttcatcgaaatttatagtttttgaggATAACGAAAGGTTTCATTTCGGGAAGCTGATTTCTATGAGTCTCTTCTATTTCCTAACTACCAACGTCTGACGGagagtttttgtaatttttgtcgatttatggtaacaatttttcatttaatttgaaaattataaagcaAATGCAGCTGATAAATCGGAATCACTTTAATAATTGGACACATGACAAAATCGAAAGTTCCCATGAAAAGTTCTGTAATCCAAAGATAACCACTTACTCGACTTGTTCGAATTCAGTGGAGTGGTAAAAGCGAATAAACAAAGAAATCAATAAATGTTTATTATCGAAACAAAGATCCACCCTTtgccaaaacaaaaatgttgctAAAGGGTCAGGGTGCCACGTGAAAAttcattaatgtttttttttgaaattatgaatatattttttcgattgttaaaaatttgttaaaaacatttatattctCAATCATTATTATGTTCacaagaataatttttaatgtacaTATTTTACCTCAAAAATAGGTTTCTTTCAGgtaaatttgaactttcaaaacaatcaacttgaaaatgaaaatacagTTCATTTATTATCCGGAAtgtaaattattatttgacATGAGAATGTACAATGGCGATGTCTTTCTTCAAGAAATGGCTACTTTCTTCTTCCATAACCTGGATATCCAAATCCTCCGTTATAATTGTTGTTACCACCAGCACCAACGGCATCTTGAGCATAATAGCAAGCAGCTCCATTAGCAGGTTGAAGGTTGGATA includes:
- the dyf-18 gene encoding Protein kinase domain-containing protein (Confirmed by transcript evidence); protein product: MPSSIYRYETIQVAGRGAFGLVVIARDTLTSKRVAIKRIMVPNVSKVSLAREISCLRNLHHRNILKLLDCFPSADLMSIVTEEVPYTLGDIIKDKTRPKTEQFNRWYYTQILSGIAYLHSKEIMHRDIKPENILVTSRNVVKIADFGQACFYMPKDPNQEYDVNVATRWYRAPELLFGSKKYKPDVDIWAIGCILAELVRGKPIFPGRSELEQISIIFGVLGTPNEDNWPNWRTMPDANKLLFEPKEPRNNWTEILLCKEISNNFTEFLGSHLQFFKRLKASELLKEPWIKQGLPLVEPNYRISKKSTRRNQRDALPPLHVFL
- the H01G02.4 gene encoding BRCT domain-containing protein (Confirmed by transcript evidence) — protein: MDQVKEIMDVWSGYRYRGEKKLKNIHTNNATSIRMDKNKKRSTETSEKKFVGVFTECSRKPFEATMVKKLFRREGIYFKSVEHSSVPIQKPGRFYFNVELSRSEDINKIQISDDWVEQFKISSLLEDSPPFFFYALTPHELLMVAN